The window CTGATGTCGCTGCCGTCGCCCTTGTCGCCGCCGGCGGTGACGGGCCGGCCGGTGGCGCTGATGATGCCGGCGGTGACGGTGTTGGAGAGGTCGAAGGGCGCGCCGATGGCCACGACCGGGTCGCCGACCTTCACGTTCTCGGAGTTGCCCAGGCTCAGCGGCCGCAGTCCCCGTACCCCGCTGACCTTGACCACGGCCAGGTCGTAGCCGGAGTCGCGGCCGACCAGCTGGGCGGTCACGCTCTCGCCGGTGCTGAAGGTGACCGCTATCTCCCGGGCGTCGGCGACCACGTGGTTGTTGGTGAGGATGTGCCCCTGCTGGTCGAGCACGAAGCCGGTGCCCGTCCCGCTGCCCTTCTCGCCCCGCACGTGGAGGGTCACCACGCCGGGCAGCGCGGTGGCCGCGATCCCGGCCACGCTCTCGGGCGCCCGGCCCTGGTCCGCGACGGCGGACTGGGGCAGCTCCAGGCGGGTGCTGCTCTGCCGCTCGGCGAGCACGCCGAGGTACCCGCCGATCCCGCCGGCGAGCAGGGCGGTTCCCGCACTGAGGGCGGCCACCTGCCACAGCCGGAACCCGCGCCGGTCCCTGCCCCGGTCCACGACGTGCAACGGCTGCTCGCCCCAGGGGTCGTACCGCACCGCGCGGGCCGTCGCCTCCTGGTCCGGGGACGCGTCCTCGACAGGTAGGTGAGGCTCGCCGGCCGGCGAGCCACCGCCCGCCGGGTCCCCGGCCTCGGGCCGCGGGCCGGGCAGCCCTTCGCGGCGGCCGTCAGCCGTGCCCTCGGGCCGGCTCCACCACTGCGGAGCCGGATCGGTCTGCTGCCTGTCGGCCATGGGCGCTCCCCGCGTACCTATGCGCATGTGCCGCAGATTCAACCAGGTCCGGCGTCAGCGCAGCAGGGAGACGGGACGCGCCGGGCTCGGCGGGGTGGGGTGGAGCGGCGGGAGCGGGGTGGCGAGCGGGGTCGCGACCGTCGAAAGGAGGGTCGGGACGGCCGCGGGGGTGGGCATGCGGTCGCGCACCGCCGCGTCGGACACGGGCAGGGCAGGACCGGTCCTGGTGGCGGGGGCGGGTGAATCACCCCGGACGTTCGGGTCCCCGGCCTCCAGCGGCAGCGCACCGCCCAGCGCGAGCGCGGCCAGCGACACCGCTCCGGCGGCGACGAAGGCGAAACGGCGGCGCGGGCGGCCCACCTCGTGGATGCGGAAGCCCTGCTGCTGCGGCCTGGCGGCCACCGGCAGCCCGTACGCGAACGCCTCGAAGGGGTCGGGTCTCGTGGTGCCGGGCGGTCCCGCGGGGCCTGACGGGCCGTCGAGGCCGCCTCCGGGCAGCCCCTGCAGCCGGGCCAGCAGTCCGGCGGACAGCGGCGGCGGCGCGCTCTCCACGAACATGGTCTTCAGACGGCGCTGGGCATCGGCCTCGGCCTTGCACTTGGCACAGGTCGCCAGGTGGGCCAGGACCCGCTCGCGCGCGTCGTGCTTCAGCTCCCCGTCCACCAGGGCGGCGAGCCGGTCGCCCAGGTGCTGTTCGGCGGGGGACGGACTGGCTGCGGTCACTCGGGTCCGCCCTCTCCCCCGGTACCGGGCGCGCCCATCGACACACCGGCCAGGGCACGCTGCTCCGCACGGGCCGCGGGGGACCGGTGCTTGAGCGCCTTGCGCAGGTGCGAACGGCCCCGGTGGATACGACTGCGCACGGTGCCGAGCTTCACGCCGAGGGTGGCGGCGATCTCCTCGTAGGACAGGCCCTCGATGTCGCACAGCACCACGGCCGCACGGAACTCGGGGGCGAGGGTGTCCAGGGCCTGCTGCACGTCCGCGTCGAAGTGGGTGTCGTGCAGGACCTGCTGCGGGGACGGCTCACGGCTCGGCAGCCGCTCGGCGGCGTCGTCGGCGAGCGCGTCGAAGCGGATCCGCTGCTTGCGGCGCACCATGTCCAGGAAGAGGTTCGTGGTGATGCGGTGGAGCCAGCCCTCGAAGGTGCCGGGCGTGTACGTGGACAGCGAGCGGAAGACGCGGACGAAGACCTCTTGGGTCAGGTCCTCGGCATCGTGCTGGTTACCCGTCAGACGGTAGGCAAGGCGGTAGACCCGCGCGCTGTGCGTGCTGACGATCTCCTCCCAGGAGGGAGGGGTCCACGCCTGGGACCCCGCATCGGCGGCAAAGGTCGCGGTGGTTGCGGTGTCTGCGGTGTGGAAGCGGTCAGCAATGTAGGTCACGGATTTCGGCTCACCCGCCGACCGGAAGAGGCGTCTCAACGCGCCCCGACGATCCACAGGCGCAGCCGCACCTCCCCTGTCGGCTCTGGTGGTGTCCAGTGGAGTCCCTACCATAGCCACCCCCTCTGTCAGCTCCGGATAAGTGTTTTTGCAGTATCTTTACGCGAGACTTAGGCCCTGGAGCGGTCCCGGCCGTCGATCTGCCCGGCACCGCCCTTCTTATCCCGCCTCCACCCTTCACAACGCCCGGTCCCATCTGCGGGTTCCCGACGTCAGCGGATACAGTCACCGTTGCGCCAACTATGGGGACAGGAGAGGGTCATTACCGGCAACCGGCAGACGAGCTGGGCGTTCGCCGACGCGTTTGTCGCCGAGGACGACGCTCTGCGATGGGCCCGCGACCGGTCCAGGGAAGCGGGCCTGCGGTCCGTCTCCCCCGGCACCGGGGCCGCGCTGCGCCTGCTGGCCGCCACCGCGGACGCCAAGGCGGTCGCCGAGATCGGCACCGGAACCGGCGTCTCCGGCATCCACCTCCTGCACGGAATGCGCCCGGACGGGGTCCTGACCACGGTCGATCCCGAAGCGGACCGGCAGGCCTTCGCCCGCCAGGCGTTCCGCGCCGCCGGCTTCGCGGGCAACCGCGCCCGCTTCATCCCCGGCCGCGCCCTCGACGTCCTGCCCCGCCTCGCCGACGGCGGGTACGACCTCGTCTTCTGCGACGGGGACCCGTCCGAGTCGCTCGACTACCTCGCCGAATCGTTGCGTCTGCTGCGCCCCGGCGGGCTGGTGTGCTTCGAGGGGGTCTTCTCCGACGGCCGTACGGTCGACTCCGCGGCGCAGCCGGTGGAGGTGCTGCGCGTCCGCGAGCTGCTGCGCAGCGTCCGGGAGAGCCCGGCCCTGGAGGCCGCGCTGCTGCCGGTGGGCGACGGGCTGCTGTGCGCCGTGCGCCGCTGAGGCCCGGGCCGCCGATCCCCCGCGCGTGGTTCCGTAGCCCCGCGATCCCGTAATCAGTGGCCCCGTGGTCCCGCGGCTCAGCTCAGGAGCGCGAAGGTGAGGGCCGCCGTGCCGCCCAGCGCGGTGCCGGCGAGGAGCTGGGCCGCCGTGTGCGCCTCGAGCACCAGGCGGGACCAGCCGACGGCGGCGGCGATCAGGGCCGCGGGCAGCACCTGCGGGCCGAAGACGAGCACCAGGATCATCACGGTGCCGCCGGCCACCGACATGTGGATGGATATCTGCCACCCGACCGTGACCAGCAGGGACGACACGAGGCCCACGAGCATCGCGACGACCAGTGCGAAGACGTCCCGGGGGGCGCCGAGCACGTGCAGGAGGGTGATCCCGGCGACGACGGACACCAGGCTCAGCGCCATCGGGACGACCCGCTGCCGCCGCACCCGTATGTGCTGGTCGGTCAGCGCGCCGCGGCGGACGCCGAGGGCGATGATGCCGATCGGGACCACGCCGCAGAACAGGGCGGCGAGCAGCCCCCACCCGAGGCCCGACCACGACGTGGTGCTGCGCCATCCGACGAGCAGGAGCAGGACGACCACCAGGTTCGCCGGTGCCAGGACGTCCGAGAGGACCCGGGCCGCCTTCTGGCGCGGCGTGCAGTCGGCGAAGGCGGGCGGCGCGGGCGGGGAGAAGGTCACGGCGTGGGCTCCGGAGGGAAACATGTCCTCGAACACGACACAACGCTGCCCCGGCCGCTGATCGCGGTCGGGGCAGCGCAGAGAATGCAGAATGCAGAAGGTGGAAGTGCTGTCGGCGTCCCCGAAGGTCAGCCGACGACCTTCTTCAGGGCGTCACCCAGGGCGTCCGCCTCATCAGGGGTCAGCTCGACGACAAGCCGACCGCCGCCCTCGAGCGGTACGCGCATGACGATGCCCCGCCCCTCCTTGGTGACCTCGAGCGGGCCGTCGCCCGTCCGCGGCTTCATGGCCGCCATGCTCGTTCCCCTTCCTGAAACCAGCTCATCGTCAGCCGACGGCCCCATTCAGGCGCCTAATACCCGGCATCGAACACATTGCTTCCCAGCCATTATCCCGCATGTCAGGACCCGATGACCAACATCGCCCGGGAACGCTTGGGCAACGCGCTCGGCCAAAACCACTCATTTCGGGGATCCGCCTGCGATACTGCGCCGCCGCTCCCCAGCAATGCCATCGGCTTTCTTTGACGCACATCACATGTCCGCATCGCTTCCGGTCCGCCATGCTGACCCTTGCACCGGCCGGTACCGGCCGGTAGTCAAGCCCGCGACGAAGGGGGACCCCCTGCCATGGCCGACAGCGTGCTCTACGAAGTGACCGACGGACTCGCGACCATCACGATCAACCGTCCGGACGCGATGAACGCCATGAACACCGAGGCCAAGGTCGCCCTGCGCGACGCGGTCCTGGCGGCGGCCGAGGACACCGCGGTACGGGCCGTCCTGCTGACCGCGGCCGGCAACCGGGCCTTCTGCGTGGGCCAGGACCTCAAGGAGCACATCGGGAACCTGGCGGCGGACCGCGAGACGGGCTCCTCGCTGACCATGAACACGGTCAAGGAGCACTACAACCCGATCGTGCGGGCGCTCACCGAGATGCCCAAGCCCGTGGTGGCCGGGGTGAACGGCGTCGCGGCCGGGGCGGGCTTCGGCTTCGCGCTGGCGGCGGACTTCCGGGTCGTCGCCGACACCGCCTCCTTCAACACCTCGTTCGCCGGGGTGGCGCTCACCGCCGACTCCGGGGTCTCGTGGACCCTCCCCCGCCTGATCGGCGCCTCCCGCGCCTCGGACCTGCTGCTCTTCCCGCGGTCGGTCAAGGCCCAGGAGGCGTACGAGCTCGGCATCGTCAACCGCCTGGTGCCCTCGGACGCGCTGCACGCCGAGGCCGAGGCCGTGGCGCGCACGCTGGCGGCCGGCCCGACGGTCGCGTACGCCGCGCTGAAGGAGTCCCTGGCCTACGGGGCCTCCCGCTCCCTCGCGCAGGCCCTGGAGCACGAGGACGTCCTCCAGACCCGTGCGGGGGCCTCCGAGGACCACGGCATCGCCGTCCAGGCCTTCCTGGCGAAGCAGTCGCCGAAGTACCTCGGCCGCTGAGCAGCTGAGCCGCCGGCCTCTGTACGGGCCCGTGCAGAGGCCCGTGCGGCAGCCCCGTGCGCAGCCCCGTGGCCCGGCTCAGGCCGGCTCAGACCGGGTCAGGCCGGGTCGCGGGAGACGCAGGCGGCCAGGTGGTCGTTGACCAGCCCGCAGGCCTGCATCAGGGCGTAGGCCGTGGTGGGGCCGACGAAGCGGATGCCGGCCTTCTTCAGGGCCTTGGCGAGGGCGGTGGACTCCGGGGTCACCGCCGGGACCTCGGTGACCGTCCGCGGGGCCGGCCCGGGCTCCTCCGGGGCGTGCGACCAGATCAGCGTGTCCAGCTCGCCGGGCTCCCACCCGGCGAGGACCTTGGCGTTGGCCAGGGTCGCCTCGATCTTGGCCCGGTTGCGGATGATCCCCTCGTCGGCCAGCAGCCGCTCCGCGTCCCGCTCGTCGAACTCCGCCACCGCCGCGATCGCGAAGCCGGAGAAGGCCGTGCGGAACCCTTCCCGGCGCCGCAGGATCGTCAGCCAGCTCAGCCCGGACTGAAAGGCCTCCAGGCACAGCCGTTCGTACAGGGCGTCGTCGCCGTGGACCGGACGGCCCCACTCGGTGTCGTGGTAGGCCACGTAGTCCTCGGTGGACAGCGCCCACGGGCAGCGCGGCTTCCCGTCGGAGCCCACGACCGGGCCGACCGCCGGGACGGTCACCGCTCACCGCTCTTGCTGAGGTCGACGTGCCCGGCCGCGTCCTCCGGGGCGGCCGGCCCGGCCGCCGCGGCAGCCGTCAGCTGCGCGATCCGCGCGTCCCGCTCGGCCAGCTCCGCCGCGAGCCGCTCCAGTACGTCGTCCACCTCGGCCATCCGGTACCCGCGCGGGGCGACCGGCAGCCGCAGCGCGTCGATGTCCGCCCGTACGACGGGCCGGGTCTCCGGCAGCCCGTCCGCCACCCGGTCCGGCTCCGCCTCCGGCAGGACGGCCTCCGAGCCACCGCCGATCACCGCGAGGGTGACCGCTGCCACGACCACGACCAGCGCGATCATCAAGAAGAAGAACACGATCAACTCCCCTGAGAGACTCCGGCCACCAGGTTAAGGTCGCAGGCGAGGCGCAAGGGCCGCCGAAGGAGGAAAGAGCAGGATGCTGCGACTGGGCAGGCGCGAGTTCGACACCCACGAGCCGGTGATCATGGCCATCGTGAACCGGACGCCGGACTCCTTCTACGACCAGGGCGCGACGTTCCGCGACGAGCCGGCGCTGGACCGGGTCGAGCACGCGATCGCCGAGGGCGCCGCGATCATCGACATCGGCGGGGTCAAGGCGGGCCCGGGCGAGCACGTGGACGCGGCGGAGGAGGCCCGGCGCACCGTCGGCTTCGTCGCCGAGGTCAGGCGCCGCCACCCGGACGTGGTGATCAGCGTGGACACCTGGCGGCACGAGGTCGGCGAGGCCGTGTGCGAGGCCGGGGCGGACCTGCTGAACGACGCGTGGGGCGGGGTGGACCCCAAACTGGCGGAGGTCGCGGCGCGCTACGGCGTCGGCCTGGTGTGCACCCACGCGGGCGAGGCGGAGCCGCGCACCCGGCCGCACCGGGTCGCGTACGAGGACGTGATGGAGGACATCCTGCGCGTCACGGTCGGCCTCGCCGAACGCGCGGCCGCGCTCGGCGTCCGCCGGGACGCCATCATGATCGACCCGGGCCACGACTTCGGGAAGAACACCCGCCACTCGCTGGAGGCCACGCGCCGGCTGGACGAGATGACGGCGACGGGCTGGCCGGTCCTGGTCTCCCTGTCCAACAAGGACTTCGTCGGCGAGACCCTCGACAAGCCGGTCAAGGAGCGTCTCCTGGGCACCCTGGCCACGACGGCCGTCTCGGCCTGGCTGGGCGCGCAGGTCTACCGCGTCCACGAGGTCGCGGAGACCCGCCAGATCCTGGACATGGTCCGCTCCATCCAGGGCCTGCGCCCCCCGGCCGTCGCCCGCCGCGGCCTGGCCTGAGCCGCCGGCGGACCCGCACCGGGTTCCCGCCGCGCCCGCGGCCCGGGGCCGGCGGGAGCCGGCCCCGGGCCGCGGGCGGCGGGACCTACT of the Streptomyces sp. NBC_01294 genome contains:
- a CDS encoding S1C family serine protease translates to MADRQQTDPAPQWWSRPEGTADGRREGLPGPRPEAGDPAGGGSPAGEPHLPVEDASPDQEATARAVRYDPWGEQPLHVVDRGRDRRGFRLWQVAALSAGTALLAGGIGGYLGVLAERQSSTRLELPQSAVADQGRAPESVAGIAATALPGVVTLHVRGEKGSGTGTGFVLDQQGHILTNNHVVADAREIAVTFSTGESVTAQLVGRDSGYDLAVVKVSGVRGLRPLSLGNSENVKVGDPVVAIGAPFDLSNTVTAGIISATGRPVTAGGDKGDGSDISYVDALQTDAPINPGNSGGPLLDAKAHVVGINSAIRGADKDDPTRQGGSIGLGFAIPINQGKRVAEELIRTGRATHPVIGVTLDMDYTGDGARVGDKGEDGKPAVVAGGPGARAGIKPGDVITKVDGRRVRGGDELIIKIRAHRPGDPLTLTVLREGRERTLEVVLGSANGS
- a CDS encoding zf-HC2 domain-containing protein; protein product: MTAASPSPAEQHLGDRLAALVDGELKHDARERVLAHLATCAKCKAEADAQRRLKTMFVESAPPPLSAGLLARLQGLPGGGLDGPSGPAGPPGTTRPDPFEAFAYGLPVAARPQQQGFRIHEVGRPRRRFAFVAAGAVSLAALALGGALPLEAGDPNVRGDSPAPATRTGPALPVSDAAVRDRMPTPAAVPTLLSTVATPLATPLPPLHPTPPSPARPVSLLR
- the sigE gene encoding RNA polymerase sigma factor SigE; translated protein: MVGTPLDTTRADRGGAAAPVDRRGALRRLFRSAGEPKSVTYIADRFHTADTATTATFAADAGSQAWTPPSWEEIVSTHSARVYRLAYRLTGNQHDAEDLTQEVFVRVFRSLSTYTPGTFEGWLHRITTNLFLDMVRRKQRIRFDALADDAAERLPSREPSPQQVLHDTHFDADVQQALDTLAPEFRAAVVLCDIEGLSYEEIAATLGVKLGTVRSRIHRGRSHLRKALKHRSPAARAEQRALAGVSMGAPGTGGEGGPE
- a CDS encoding O-methyltransferase; amino-acid sequence: MRQLWGQERVITGNRQTSWAFADAFVAEDDALRWARDRSREAGLRSVSPGTGAALRLLAATADAKAVAEIGTGTGVSGIHLLHGMRPDGVLTTVDPEADRQAFARQAFRAAGFAGNRARFIPGRALDVLPRLADGGYDLVFCDGDPSESLDYLAESLRLLRPGGLVCFEGVFSDGRTVDSAAQPVEVLRVRELLRSVRESPALEAALLPVGDGLLCAVRR
- a CDS encoding DUF3117 domain-containing protein; amino-acid sequence: MAAMKPRTGDGPLEVTKEGRGIVMRVPLEGGGRLVVELTPDEADALGDALKKVVG
- a CDS encoding enoyl-CoA hydratase/isomerase family protein; the encoded protein is MADSVLYEVTDGLATITINRPDAMNAMNTEAKVALRDAVLAAAEDTAVRAVLLTAAGNRAFCVGQDLKEHIGNLAADRETGSSLTMNTVKEHYNPIVRALTEMPKPVVAGVNGVAAGAGFGFALAADFRVVADTASFNTSFAGVALTADSGVSWTLPRLIGASRASDLLLFPRSVKAQEAYELGIVNRLVPSDALHAEAEAVARTLAAGPTVAYAALKESLAYGASRSLAQALEHEDVLQTRAGASEDHGIAVQAFLAKQSPKYLGR
- a CDS encoding DNA-3-methyladenine glycosylase I translates to MTVPAVGPVVGSDGKPRCPWALSTEDYVAYHDTEWGRPVHGDDALYERLCLEAFQSGLSWLTILRRREGFRTAFSGFAIAAVAEFDERDAERLLADEGIIRNRAKIEATLANAKVLAGWEPGELDTLIWSHAPEEPGPAPRTVTEVPAVTPESTALAKALKKAGIRFVGPTTAYALMQACGLVNDHLAACVSRDPA
- a CDS encoding DivIVA domain-containing protein, producing MIVFFFLMIALVVVVAAVTLAVIGGGSEAVLPEAEPDRVADGLPETRPVVRADIDALRLPVAPRGYRMAEVDDVLERLAAELAERDARIAQLTAAAAAGPAAPEDAAGHVDLSKSGER
- the folP gene encoding dihydropteroate synthase, with the protein product MLRLGRREFDTHEPVIMAIVNRTPDSFYDQGATFRDEPALDRVEHAIAEGAAIIDIGGVKAGPGEHVDAAEEARRTVGFVAEVRRRHPDVVISVDTWRHEVGEAVCEAGADLLNDAWGGVDPKLAEVAARYGVGLVCTHAGEAEPRTRPHRVAYEDVMEDILRVTVGLAERAAALGVRRDAIMIDPGHDFGKNTRHSLEATRRLDEMTATGWPVLVSLSNKDFVGETLDKPVKERLLGTLATTAVSAWLGAQVYRVHEVAETRQILDMVRSIQGLRPPAVARRGLA